The Pangasianodon hypophthalmus isolate fPanHyp1 chromosome 2, fPanHyp1.pri, whole genome shotgun sequence genome window below encodes:
- the LOC113538427 gene encoding transmembrane protein 125 yields MSELDDFPPPPRGAHQADPSRIQQDILEEQVELWWFSEPRKSLLCYSASVALVVGCGVGGVGLLSSTTSLSSEWRLGAGTALCMLALAVVLKQLLSSAVQDMNCVRTRQRIDVLKSGGLSDVLVVLLTGLSLLICGAVLLSVALGYHMPKPGQALNDMFISGVVLLAGGGFTVVAVTIYSVVVFLLARIRPERSLRDRMLGIFTVSGQMRARRETASSLAQLI; encoded by the coding sequence atgtcgGAGCTAGACGActtccctcctcctcctcgagGTGCCCACCAAGCCGATCCCTCCCGTATTCAGCAGGACATCCTGGAGGAGCAGGTGGAGCTGTGGTGGTTCAGCGAGCCACGGAAGTCTCTGCTGTGTTACAGCGCCTCTGTGGCCTTGGTGGTGGGCTGCGGGGTGGGTGGCGTCGGCCTGCTGTCCAGCACCACCAGCCTGTCGAGCGAGTGGCGTCTGGGTGCGGGCACGGCACTGTGCATGCTGGCGTTAGCCGTGGTGCTCAAGCAGCTGCTCAGCTCAGCCGTGCAGGACATGAACTGCGTGCGCACCCGGCAGCGCATAGACGTTCTGAAAAGCGGAGGCTTGTCTGACGTGCTGGTCGTGCTCCTCACTGGACTTTCCTTGCTCATCTGCGGAGCTGTGCTGCTCAGTGTGGCTCTGGGATACCACATGCCCAAACCGGGCCAGGCGCTCAATGATATGTTTATATCAGGAGTGGTGTTGTTGGCAGGTGGAGGGTTCACGGTGGTGGCTGTCACCATTTACTCGGTTGTGGTTTTCCTCTTGGCGAGGATAAGACCTGAGCGGAGCTTGAGAGACAGAATGCTTGGAATTTTCACTGTATCGGGGCAGATGCGTGCTCGGCGGGAGACAGCGTCAAGCCTGGCACAACTCATATGA